The following DNA comes from Chloroflexota bacterium.
GATTTCAGATTTTTCAAACACCATTACCAAAAGTGGGGAGTTTGCGTTGAAAATGACGACACTGGTCAATATCAAGGCGGCGAGGAGGAAATTGATGCCGCTCCAGATTGAGAGGATGGTCGAACCTGCTTTGAGCATTTTTGCTTTCTCCTTGTGATGTGTCGTGTCCGCTTTTTAAGGTCTATTCCACGAGCATTTACATGTAGCTGAGCGGGGAGGGTTATAGAGAGGGTCTTCAGCCCTCCCTTTCCCCTATATAGCAAATCTATGACGCGCTCAAAAGCTCGTTCGTCGCTGTTTTCGCAGACAGAGAAGCGATTGCAGATGGATTAAATCCTTTAACGATTAGCCATACCGCCATCACCATTTCCTGCACGCCTGTTGGAAGAACCAGAACCATCGTGATCGTCGACATTTGACCGATGACGCCGAACAGATGTAACAAGCCTGCGGCGAGGTACAGGATGGCTCCAATGAACCCCCAACCTGATATCCATCGGGGAATGAGCCTTGATCGATACAACAGGTAACTAAACATCAGAGCGCCCAGGGGAAAAACTATTTCCGTAGTATTAGTGCTAGTCTCCGCTGCTTTCAGTAGTAACAGGCCCAAAGGCTGAAAGCTGGAAGCGTTCGGGGTGCCGGCCTGGACATATGACTCACTTAATGGCAACAGTAACAGCCAGCTTATTGCCACACCAATATAGGTAACAGTCTCAAGCCCTCCCCTGAAAACGACATACCCCAGAGCCAGGGCTTCATTCTGTCTTTTCAGGATGGAAAACATTGCGACTGGAACCATGGCGAGGGCCAGACCCATAACTAACATAAGGAGTGCCCCTGTTATGACGTGGTTTCCCGTAGCAGAGACTTTGACAAGATAATCTGGAGCGTTCAGAATGGGTTTGGCAACGACAAGGGTCAAAACACCACTAACCGTGCCAATAATGTATAGCACCCCCACAATTATTGCGGTC
Coding sequences within:
- a CDS encoding DUF4386 domain-containing protein, which translates into the protein MNTYRKTAIIVGVLYIIGTVSGVLTLVVAKPILNAPDYLVKVSATGNHVITGALLMLVMGLALAMVPVAMFSILKRQNEALALGYVVFRGGLETVTYIGVAISWLLLLPLSESYVQAGTPNASSFQPLGLLLLKAAETSTNTTEIVFPLGALMFSYLLYRSRLIPRWISGWGFIGAILYLAAGLLHLFGVIGQMSTITMVLVLPTGVQEMVMAVWLIVKGFNPSAIASLSAKTATNELLSAS